In Akkermansia muciniphila, one DNA window encodes the following:
- a CDS encoding sialidase family protein: MTWLLYGGGKWNKVKRMMNSVFKCLMSAVCAVALPAFGQEEKTGFPTDRAVTVFSAGEGNPYASIRIPALLSIGKGQLLAFAEGRYKNTDQGENDIIMSVSKNGGKTWSRPRAIAKAHGATFNNPCPVYDAKTRTVTVVFQRYPAGVKERQPNIPDGWDDEKCIRNFMIQSRNGGSSWTKPQEITKTTKRPSGVDIMASGPNAGTQLKSGAHKGRLVIPMNEGPFGKWVISCIYSDDGGKSWKLSQPTPNMKGMVNETSIAETDNGGVVMVARHWGAGKCRRIAWSQDGGETWGQVEDAPELFCDSTQNSLMTYSLSNQPVYGGKSRILFSGPSAGRRIKGQVAMSYDNGKTWPVKKLLGEGGFAYSSLAMVEPGVVGVLYEENQEHIKKLKFVPITIEWLTDGKDAGLAPGKKAPVLK; the protein is encoded by the coding sequence ATGACATGGTTGTTGTACGGAGGGGGAAAATGGAATAAGGTGAAGAGGATGATGAATTCCGTATTCAAGTGTTTGATGAGTGCCGTATGCGCCGTGGCATTGCCGGCGTTCGGGCAGGAAGAGAAAACCGGTTTCCCTACGGACAGGGCTGTGACCGTATTCAGCGCCGGGGAGGGCAATCCCTATGCGTCCATCCGCATTCCCGCCCTGCTCAGTATCGGCAAGGGCCAGCTCCTGGCATTCGCCGAAGGGCGGTATAAAAATACCGACCAGGGGGAGAACGATATTATCATGAGCGTCAGCAAGAATGGCGGGAAGACCTGGTCCCGTCCCCGGGCGATTGCCAAGGCCCATGGCGCCACATTTAATAATCCGTGCCCTGTTTATGACGCCAAAACCAGGACCGTGACTGTCGTGTTCCAGCGTTACCCTGCCGGGGTCAAGGAGCGGCAGCCCAATATCCCGGACGGATGGGATGATGAAAAGTGCATCCGCAATTTCATGATTCAGAGCAGGAACGGAGGTTCTTCCTGGACGAAGCCGCAGGAGATTACGAAGACGACCAAGCGTCCTTCCGGAGTGGATATTATGGCGTCCGGCCCGAATGCGGGAACTCAGCTGAAGAGCGGCGCCCACAAGGGCCGTCTGGTGATTCCGATGAATGAAGGGCCGTTCGGCAAATGGGTGATTTCCTGCATTTACAGCGATGACGGCGGCAAGAGCTGGAAGCTGAGCCAGCCGACTCCCAATATGAAAGGCATGGTGAATGAGACGTCCATTGCGGAAACGGATAACGGCGGCGTGGTGATGGTTGCGCGCCATTGGGGCGCCGGCAAATGCCGCCGCATCGCGTGGTCCCAGGATGGCGGGGAGACCTGGGGGCAGGTGGAAGACGCTCCGGAGCTGTTCTGCGACAGTACCCAGAATTCCCTGATGACGTATTCCCTGAGCAACCAGCCTGTTTACGGCGGCAAAAGCCGCATCCTGTTTTCCGGCCCCAGCGCGGGTCGGCGCATTAAGGGACAGGTGGCCATGAGCTATGACAACGGTAAGACCTGGCCGGTGAAGAAACTGCTGGGCGAGGGAGGTTTTGCCTATTCCAGCCTCGCCATGGTGGAACCCGGCGTCGTCGGGGTGCTTTATGAGGAGAACCAGGAGCATATTAAAAAGCTGAAGTTTGTTCCCATTACCATTGAATGGCTGACGGACGGGAAGGATGCGGGGCTGGCTCCCGGCAAAAAAGCTCCTGTCCTCAAATAG
- a CDS encoding M60 family metallopeptidase has product MNRILPLLSLPLLSLAAAFAANTPEHIGNDLKLFKDSSCTSLKPDVKDTSAFQSDAMKELAAKILAGHYKPDYLYAEYRALPSPRQTGKNLRIGDGFSKYDNMTGVYLEKGRHVVLVGKTEGQEISLLLPNLMRKPAEGVQPTKDPNGWGLHKKQIPLKEGINIIDVETPANAYISYFTEDAGKAPKIPVHFVTGKANGYFDTTRGDTNKDWVRLLDQAVSPIMDARGKYIQVAYPVEFLKKFTKDRGTELINAYDKLIGIQYQLMGLDKYGKIPKNRVLARVNFNYYMFRDGDGVAYLGNDGTMRMVTDPENVLKGDACWGFSHEVGHVMQMRPMTWGGMTEVSNNIFSLQAAAKTGNESRLKRQGSYDKARKEIIEGEIAYLQSKDVFNKLVPLWQLHLYFTKNGHPDFYPDVMEYLRNNAGNYGGNETVKYQFEFVKACCDVTKTDLTDFFEKWGFFKPGKFHIGDYAQYDFNVTPEMAAETKKWIADKGYPKPETDITELSE; this is encoded by the coding sequence ATGAACCGAATCCTTCCATTACTATCCCTGCCCCTGCTGTCGCTCGCAGCGGCATTTGCCGCCAACACGCCGGAACACATCGGCAACGACCTCAAACTGTTCAAAGACTCCTCCTGCACCTCCCTGAAGCCGGATGTCAAAGACACCTCCGCCTTCCAGTCTGACGCGATGAAGGAACTCGCGGCCAAAATCCTGGCGGGCCATTACAAGCCGGACTACCTGTATGCCGAATACCGGGCCCTCCCCTCACCGCGCCAGACGGGGAAAAATCTCAGAATCGGCGACGGATTCAGCAAGTACGACAACATGACGGGCGTCTATCTGGAAAAAGGGCGGCATGTCGTCCTGGTCGGCAAGACGGAGGGGCAGGAAATCAGCCTCCTGCTGCCGAACCTGATGCGCAAGCCGGCCGAAGGAGTGCAGCCCACAAAAGACCCCAATGGCTGGGGATTGCACAAAAAGCAGATTCCGCTCAAGGAAGGAATCAACATCATTGACGTGGAAACGCCCGCCAACGCCTATATCAGCTACTTCACCGAAGACGCCGGCAAGGCACCGAAAATCCCCGTCCACTTCGTGACCGGCAAAGCCAACGGCTACTTTGACACCACCCGGGGCGACACCAACAAGGACTGGGTTCGTCTGCTTGACCAGGCCGTCTCTCCGATCATGGATGCCCGGGGAAAATACATCCAGGTTGCCTACCCCGTAGAATTCCTGAAAAAATTCACCAAAGACCGCGGAACCGAACTCATCAACGCCTATGACAAACTCATCGGCATCCAATACCAGCTGATGGGCCTGGATAAATACGGCAAAATCCCGAAAAACCGCGTCCTGGCCCGCGTGAACTTCAACTACTACATGTTCCGCGACGGAGATGGAGTCGCCTACCTCGGAAACGACGGGACAATGCGCATGGTCACCGACCCTGAAAACGTTCTCAAGGGCGACGCCTGCTGGGGATTCTCCCACGAAGTAGGACACGTCATGCAAATGCGCCCGATGACCTGGGGCGGCATGACGGAAGTCAGCAACAACATCTTTTCCCTGCAGGCCGCAGCCAAAACAGGCAATGAAAGCCGCCTGAAGCGCCAGGGCAGCTACGACAAGGCGCGCAAGGAAATCATCGAAGGGGAAATCGCCTACCTGCAATCCAAGGACGTTTTCAACAAGCTGGTTCCCCTGTGGCAGCTCCATCTTTACTTTACCAAAAACGGACACCCCGACTTCTATCCTGACGTCATGGAGTACCTGCGCAACAACGCGGGAAACTACGGAGGAAACGAGACCGTTAAATACCAGTTCGAATTCGTCAAGGCATGCTGTGACGTCACAAAAACCGACCTGACGGACTTCTTTGAGAAATGGGGATTCTTCAAGCCCGGAAAATTCCACATCGGTGACTATGCCCAATACGACTTTAACGTCACCCCCGAAATGGCGGCGGAAACGAAAAAATGGATTGCCGACAAAGGCTACCCGAAACCTGAAACCGACATCACCGAATTAAGCGAGTAA
- a CDS encoding toll/interleukin-1 receptor domain-containing protein translates to MSCHPKVFISYSHDDESHRNWVLKLATHLRSHGVDVIFDQWDLRLGYDLPMFMEQGLSSSSLVVCICSSLYIEKADIGKGGVGYEKKILSANLVDNVKLNYVIPLIRNNIKEKLPMFLSGSLYINFNDDDKYYDSYRKLLERIYDEDIKKKPSLGENPFQNNDVSQEVSLNLALDKIKYINPLFEGRVLFDYKSNNGIYTIGEGDFSFVTAWSERGNNSIYCYKDKVKRIGYNSNYREFPLFDEIRFFDFSSRTRSINVGEVVVLENRFNNFVAIKVKKVICKNECSNHLLEFEYKIYYPNSLVE, encoded by the coding sequence ATGTCATGTCATCCTAAGGTTTTTATTTCTTATTCTCATGATGATGAATCCCATAGGAATTGGGTTTTAAAATTGGCTACCCATCTAAGAAGTCATGGAGTCGATGTTATTTTTGATCAATGGGATTTGCGTTTAGGGTATGATTTGCCTATGTTTATGGAGCAAGGATTATCTTCATCTTCTCTAGTTGTATGTATTTGTTCTTCATTGTATATAGAGAAAGCTGATATTGGTAAGGGAGGAGTAGGTTATGAGAAAAAAATATTGAGTGCTAATCTTGTGGATAACGTAAAATTAAATTATGTTATACCTTTGATTCGTAATAATATTAAAGAAAAACTTCCTATGTTTTTAAGTGGGTCTTTATATATAAATTTTAATGATGATGATAAATATTATGATTCGTATAGAAAATTGTTAGAGCGTATTTATGACGAAGATATAAAGAAAAAGCCGTCTTTGGGAGAGAATCCTTTTCAAAACAATGATGTTTCCCAAGAAGTAAGTCTAAATTTAGCGTTAGATAAGATAAAATACATAAATCCTTTATTCGAAGGAAGAGTGTTGTTTGATTATAAATCAAATAACGGTATTTATACAATTGGAGAGGGGGATTTTTCTTTTGTTACTGCTTGGTCTGAACGTGGAAATAATTCTATCTATTGTTATAAGGATAAAGTTAAACGAATTGGATATAATTCAAATTATAGAGAATTTCCGCTGTTTGATGAAATTAGATTTTTTGATTTTAGTTCACGAACTCGATCAATTAATGTTGGTGAAGTAGTGGTTTTAGAAAATCGTTTTAATAATTTTGTAGCGATAAAAGTTAAAAAAGTTATTTGTAAAAATGAATGTTCTAACCATCTTTTAGAATTTGAATACAAGATTTATTATCCAAATTCTCTTGTGGAATAA
- the ruvB gene encoding Holliday junction branch migration DNA helicase RuvB, which translates to MGESFYTRTTEAPSSAFDLSLRPPAFSEFCGQEKIKDRLMLMVEAARQRDDVLDHILLSGPPGLGKTTLANIIANAVGCRIHTTSGPQIEKAGDLAGVLTNLEKGDILFIDEIHRLHPAIEEYLYPAMEDFRLDIIIDQGPNARSIQLNLPKFTLVGATTRAGMLTSPLRSRFGLVNRLDYYTREELCAIIERSAGLLNVPVDPEGALQIALRSRGTPRVANSLLRWVRDYAQVRGDGVITEQLAHDALTMIEIDDDGLDEMDKRLLEAMIYKFNGGPVGLSSLAVAVGEDASTLEDVHEPFLIMQGYISRTPRGRVAMPSAYLKMGAAPPANGQGWLL; encoded by the coding sequence ATGGGAGAGTCCTTTTACACACGCACCACGGAGGCCCCCTCCTCCGCTTTTGATTTGTCCCTCAGACCACCCGCTTTCAGCGAGTTCTGCGGGCAGGAGAAGATTAAGGACCGCCTGATGCTGATGGTGGAAGCCGCCAGACAGCGCGACGACGTGCTGGACCACATCCTGTTGAGCGGTCCCCCGGGCCTGGGGAAGACGACGCTTGCCAATATTATCGCGAATGCCGTCGGCTGCCGCATTCATACGACTTCCGGCCCCCAGATTGAAAAGGCGGGAGACCTGGCCGGCGTGCTGACCAATCTGGAAAAGGGGGATATTCTGTTTATTGACGAGATCCACCGCCTGCACCCGGCCATTGAGGAGTATCTGTACCCGGCCATGGAGGATTTCCGGCTGGATATTATCATCGACCAGGGGCCGAACGCCCGCTCCATCCAGCTCAACCTGCCCAAGTTCACCCTGGTGGGGGCCACCACCCGCGCCGGGATGCTGACCAGCCCGCTGCGTTCCCGCTTCGGCCTGGTGAACCGACTGGATTATTATACGCGGGAGGAGCTGTGCGCCATTATCGAACGGTCCGCGGGGCTGCTGAACGTGCCCGTGGACCCGGAGGGCGCCCTGCAGATCGCGCTGCGCTCCCGCGGCACGCCCCGCGTGGCCAATTCCCTGCTGCGCTGGGTGCGGGATTACGCCCAGGTGCGCGGCGACGGCGTGATTACGGAGCAGTTGGCGCACGACGCCCTGACCATGATTGAGATTGACGACGATGGCCTGGACGAGATGGACAAGCGCCTGCTGGAAGCGATGATTTACAAATTCAACGGCGGCCCGGTGGGCCTTTCCTCCCTGGCGGTGGCCGTAGGGGAGGACGCTTCCACGCTGGAGGACGTGCACGAGCCTTTCCTGATTATGCAGGGGTATATCAGCCGCACCCCCAGGGGGCGCGTGGCGATGCCTTCCGCCTATCTCAAGATGGGAGCCGCGCCGCCCGCCAACGGCCAGGGGTGGCTGTTGTAG